Proteins encoded by one window of Cylindrospermum stagnale PCC 7417:
- the rpsU gene encoding 30S ribosomal protein S21 — protein sequence MTQIIVGENEGIESALRRFKRQVSKAGIFPDMRKNRHFETPLEKRKRKAVAKHKQSKRRFRN from the coding sequence ATGACCCAAATAATTGTCGGCGAAAATGAAGGAATTGAATCAGCCCTACGTCGATTTAAGCGACAAGTCTCCAAGGCTGGGATTTTTCCAGATATGAGAAAGAACCGTCACTTTGAAACACCTCTGGAAAAACGCAAGCGCAAAGCAGTCGCCAAGCACAAGCAGAGTAAGAGACGTTTCCGGAATTAA
- a CDS encoding RNA recognition motif domain-containing protein, with product MSIYVGNLSYEVREEDLKQVFAEYGTVKKVQLPIDRETGRVRGFGFVEMDSDAEEEAAIAALDNAEWMGRSLKVNKAKPKTDGGGGGGGRRGGDGGGGYSRRY from the coding sequence ATGTCAATTTACGTCGGTAACTTATCTTATGAGGTTAGAGAAGAAGACCTTAAGCAGGTCTTTGCGGAATATGGAACTGTCAAGAAAGTTCAACTACCTATCGACCGGGAAACGGGTCGTGTTAGAGGTTTTGGCTTTGTAGAAATGGACTCAGACGCGGAAGAAGAAGCAGCAATTGCTGCCCTTGACAACGCTGAATGGATGGGTCGTAGCTTAAAAGTTAACAAAGCTAAACCTAAGACAGACGGCGGCGGCGGTGGCGGCGGTAGACGCGGAGGTGATGGTGGTGGTGGATACTCTCGACGCTACTAA
- a CDS encoding EAL domain-containing protein has protein sequence MPGNEREKIRHLFVLQDQQGQRTIPLLEATYSLGRDTRNAIVLHSRSVSRQHAILLRVTVPDTEQYAFRIIDGNFKGKKSTNGLIVNGTKCFSHDLQHGDMISFGNHQAQAKYYAISNLSEQAFSESCEVEDISSFLLAQANPANPFETLIFRDSNLEGASEGALARLASFPELIPNPIIEMDLEGTVTYLNPAAALKFPKLRKIGKHHPILAELLSAVQNQEGNSFVREVEVNGEIFEQSVHYLPESDLIRTFIVRDITEQKQAEAELRQRDRLLQAVAEAANYLLAEMNYETAINKALAALGEAAGVDRVYLFQNHPHLVTGEMAVSLRFEWTHSDVEASYYHWQNQSYQTSGLGRWWTALSSGQSISGLTQEFPAAEQELLTRNGIQSLLLVPLRLEEEFWGYLGLADCNSERYWSRHEESTLLTMAASISGARQRQIVEEKIRYQALHDLLTGLPNRLLFNEILALALPSAAQNQESLAVMFLDLDRFKIINDTLGHTLGDKLLQSVAQRLRDSLRPRDTVARWGGDEFTILLPGITQSQEVAQVAQRILQALENAFHLQGHELYVSASLGIALLDENSPDTETLIQHADAALYYAKDEGRNNYQFYSVSLNAKTPELLSLERSLRHALEREELTVYYQPRVNITTGKIAGLEALLRWHHPEMGIVAPNVFIPLAEESGLIVPIGEWVLRKACSQNKAWQEAGLPPLTIAVNLSLKQFRQPQLVEMVANILVETGLEAHFLELEITETIAVEDIDFTKTVLNNLEQMGVYLSIDDFGTGHSSLSRLQMLPLHSLKIDSSFIRELATNPKVGHIIQAIVTLGRSLGLRLTAEGVEKPEELEFLKSIDCDDVQGFLFYQPLSAQKATEILHINSAHPCPLSFS, from the coding sequence ATGCCCGGAAATGAGCGGGAAAAAATACGCCACCTATTCGTCCTCCAAGACCAGCAAGGGCAGCGAACTATCCCCCTACTAGAGGCTACGTACTCTCTTGGGCGGGATACTAGGAACGCTATTGTGCTCCATTCCCGGTCTGTATCGAGGCAGCATGCGATTTTATTGCGGGTAACTGTTCCAGATACCGAGCAATATGCTTTCCGGATTATTGATGGCAACTTCAAGGGCAAAAAAAGTACTAATGGCTTAATTGTTAATGGTACTAAATGCTTTTCCCATGACCTCCAGCATGGAGACATGATTTCCTTCGGCAATCATCAAGCTCAGGCTAAATACTATGCTATTTCCAACTTGTCAGAACAAGCATTTTCCGAATCTTGTGAAGTTGAAGATATTTCTAGCTTTCTGTTGGCACAAGCCAATCCTGCTAATCCTTTTGAAACCCTGATTTTCCGCGATTCCAACTTGGAAGGAGCTAGTGAGGGCGCTCTCGCTCGCCTCGCATCTTTTCCTGAACTCATCCCTAATCCAATCATCGAGATGGATTTAGAGGGAACAGTGACATATCTCAATCCAGCTGCGGCTCTGAAGTTTCCCAAACTCAGGAAAATTGGCAAGCATCACCCCATTCTGGCAGAACTTTTGAGTGCGGTTCAGAATCAAGAGGGAAATTCTTTTGTGCGGGAGGTAGAAGTTAACGGAGAGATTTTTGAACAATCCGTTCACTACCTTCCTGAGAGTGATTTAATTAGAACCTTTATAGTAAGGGATATTACGGAGCAAAAGCAAGCCGAGGCAGAACTGCGCCAACGCGATCGCTTGTTACAGGCAGTTGCTGAAGCCGCCAATTATTTACTGGCGGAAATGAACTACGAGACAGCCATTAACAAAGCATTGGCAGCCCTAGGGGAAGCAGCCGGAGTTGATCGAGTCTATCTCTTCCAAAATCATCCCCATTTGGTTACGGGAGAAATGGCGGTCAGCCTGCGGTTTGAATGGACGCACTCCGATGTTGAAGCTTCTTACTATCACTGGCAGAATCAGTCTTATCAAACTTCTGGACTAGGGCGCTGGTGGACTGCCCTCTCTAGCGGCCAGTCTATTAGTGGACTCACCCAAGAATTTCCCGCCGCCGAACAAGAACTCCTGACCAGAAACGGCATTCAATCCCTCCTGCTAGTGCCCCTCCGCTTAGAAGAAGAGTTTTGGGGTTACCTTGGCTTGGCAGACTGTAACTCAGAGCGTTATTGGTCAAGGCACGAAGAATCCACCCTTTTAACTATGGCTGCTAGTATCAGTGGCGCTCGGCAACGTCAGATAGTCGAGGAAAAGATTCGCTATCAGGCTCTTCATGATCTGCTCACTGGATTGCCCAATCGCTTGCTATTTAATGAAATACTGGCCTTAGCTTTGCCCAGCGCGGCACAGAATCAGGAAAGTTTAGCTGTCATGTTCCTCGATCTGGATCGCTTCAAGATCATTAACGATACCTTGGGGCACACACTAGGAGACAAATTGTTACAAAGCGTAGCCCAAAGATTGAGAGATTCCCTCCGACCTAGGGACACTGTCGCCCGTTGGGGGGGTGATGAATTCACCATCCTCTTGCCCGGAATTACTCAGAGCCAAGAGGTCGCTCAGGTAGCTCAGAGAATCTTACAAGCCTTAGAAAATGCCTTCCATCTTCAGGGACATGAACTTTATGTAAGTGCCAGCCTCGGCATCGCGCTGCTTGATGAAAACAGTCCTGATACCGAAACTCTCATCCAGCACGCGGATGCTGCTTTGTATTATGCCAAAGACGAGGGAAGGAATAACTACCAATTCTACAGCGTCTCCCTCAATGCTAAGACTCCCGAACTCTTGAGTTTAGAGAGGAGCCTGCGCCATGCCTTAGAACGGGAAGAATTAACAGTGTACTACCAGCCTCGGGTCAACATCACTACAGGAAAAATAGCAGGTCTGGAGGCTTTGTTGCGCTGGCATCACCCCGAGATGGGAATAGTCGCCCCCAATGTCTTCATTCCCCTAGCTGAGGAAAGTGGATTAATTGTCCCTATTGGCGAATGGGTACTACGGAAAGCCTGTAGTCAGAATAAAGCCTGGCAAGAGGCGGGATTGCCTCCCCTAACTATCGCCGTCAATCTTTCTCTCAAGCAGTTCCGCCAACCCCAACTGGTAGAGATGGTAGCTAATATTTTAGTAGAGACAGGACTAGAGGCGCACTTTTTAGAGTTAGAGATTACGGAAACGATCGCTGTTGAAGATATCGACTTTACCAAAACTGTGCTCAATAATTTGGAGCAGATGGGGGTATACCTCTCCATTGATGACTTTGGTACAGGTCATTCTTCTCTTTCCCGCCTACAAATGTTACCACTCCACAGCCTGAAGATCGATAGCTCTTTCATCCGAGAATTGGCGACAAATCCCAAAGTAGGGCATATTATCCAGGCTATAGTTACTTTAGGACGGAGTTTGGGTTTACGGCTGACTGCTGAAGGAGTAGAAAAGCCAGAGGAACTGGAGTTCTTGAAATCTATTGATTGCGACGATGTCCAAGGGTTCCTATTCTATCAACCGCTTTCAGCCCAAAAAGCCACAGAAATCCTCCACATCAACTCTGCACATCCATGTCCACTTTCTTTTTCCTAG
- the recA gene encoding recombinase RecA has translation MAINTDTTGKQKALTMVLTQIERSFGKGAIMRLGDATRMRVETISSGALTLDLALGGGLPKGRVIEIYGPESSGKTTVALHAIAEVQKEGGIAAFVDAEHALDPTYAAALGVDIENLLVSQPDTGESALEIVDQLVRSAAVDIVVIDSVAALVPRAEIEGDMGDIHVGLQARLMSQALRKITGNIGKSGCTVIFINQLRQKIGVTYGSPETTTGGNALKFYASVRLDIRRIQTLKKGTEEFGNRVKVKVAKNKVAPPFRIAEFDIIFGKGVSTLGCIVDLGEETGVLVRKGAWYSYNGDNISQGRDNAIKYLEEKPEFAEQIKQQVREKLDKGAIVSANSVTKVSEEEEEEEADLDEE, from the coding sequence ATGGCTATCAACACCGACACTACTGGCAAGCAAAAAGCGCTGACAATGGTACTCACCCAGATTGAGCGCAGCTTCGGTAAAGGAGCAATCATGCGTCTAGGAGATGCTACCCGGATGCGGGTAGAGACAATTTCCAGTGGGGCGCTCACCTTGGATTTAGCATTGGGTGGCGGTTTACCCAAAGGACGGGTGATTGAGATCTATGGCCCGGAAAGTTCCGGGAAAACAACAGTAGCCCTCCATGCGATCGCCGAAGTGCAAAAAGAAGGCGGTATAGCAGCCTTTGTTGATGCTGAACATGCCCTCGATCCGACCTACGCTGCCGCCTTAGGTGTAGATATTGAAAACTTGCTAGTTTCCCAACCTGACACCGGCGAATCGGCTTTAGAAATAGTCGATCAACTCGTTCGCTCCGCCGCAGTTGACATTGTAGTCATTGACTCAGTGGCAGCACTAGTTCCCCGCGCCGAAATAGAAGGCGATATGGGTGATATTCACGTTGGTCTGCAAGCCCGGTTGATGAGCCAAGCTTTGCGTAAAATTACGGGCAACATTGGTAAATCTGGTTGCACAGTAATTTTCATCAACCAGTTACGGCAAAAAATCGGCGTAACCTACGGTAGCCCAGAAACCACAACTGGCGGTAATGCCTTAAAATTTTATGCCTCGGTGCGCCTAGACATTCGCCGGATTCAAACCTTGAAAAAAGGTACAGAGGAATTTGGTAACCGCGTCAAAGTGAAGGTAGCAAAAAATAAAGTAGCGCCGCCTTTCAGAATCGCCGAATTTGACATTATTTTTGGCAAAGGAGTTTCTACTTTGGGTTGTATTGTTGACCTAGGAGAAGAAACTGGCGTCTTAGTCCGCAAAGGCGCTTGGTACAGTTACAACGGCGATAATATCTCCCAAGGTAGAGACAACGCCATCAAGTACCTAGAAGAAAAGCCAGAATTTGCCGAACAAATTAAGCAGCAGGTGCGTGAAAAGCTAGACAAGGGGGCTATTGTGTCTGCTAACTCCGTCACCAAGGTCAGCGAAGAAGAAGAGGAAGAAGAAGCCGATTTAGATGAAGAATAG